In Nocardia asteroides, the following proteins share a genomic window:
- a CDS encoding alpha/beta hydrolase, translating into MSVSVKSLLSTLSTRGPHRVLRGNLGIAGQPGVVFTPESGLGLPAVAFAHGWLTSADNYKSLLEHVASWGFVVAAPDTERGPIPSHLDLATDLLTTLDIVGKVRLGDGTISVHPDRIALAGHGMGAGAAVIAAAQRRVAAVAALFPSPTAPTAENIAPDLDTPGLILAGAADIDSVNSNARALAAAWAGPSILRTIDGASHNGIVEGRRLFAALGAGRYEHKTEKATRALLTGYLLATLLGDKTYAPFADPEAALPHTTLIDPNAVVEEESPKLSLGTVAKLIRR; encoded by the coding sequence GTGTCGGTGTCGGTGAAGTCGCTCCTCAGCACCCTGTCCACGCGTGGTCCCCACCGGGTGTTGCGCGGAAATCTGGGCATCGCGGGCCAGCCGGGCGTGGTGTTCACGCCCGAATCCGGGCTCGGCCTGCCCGCTGTCGCGTTCGCGCACGGCTGGCTGACCAGCGCCGACAACTACAAGAGCCTGCTCGAGCACGTCGCCTCGTGGGGTTTCGTGGTCGCCGCGCCCGACACCGAACGCGGCCCGATCCCGTCGCACCTGGACCTGGCCACCGACCTGCTCACCACGCTCGACATCGTCGGCAAGGTCCGTCTCGGTGACGGCACCATCAGCGTGCACCCCGACCGCATCGCCCTCGCCGGCCACGGCATGGGCGCCGGCGCCGCCGTCATCGCCGCCGCCCAGCGCCGGGTCGCCGCCGTCGCCGCGCTGTTCCCCTCGCCCACCGCCCCCACCGCGGAGAACATCGCCCCCGACCTCGACACGCCCGGCCTGATCCTGGCCGGCGCCGCCGATATCGACTCGGTCAACTCCAACGCCCGCGCCCTCGCCGCCGCCTGGGCGGGCCCCTCCATCCTGCGCACCATCGACGGCGCCTCCCACAACGGCATCGTCGAAGGCCGCCGCCTCTTCGCCGCCCTCGGCGCGGGCCGCTACGAACACAAAACCGAGAAGGCCACCCGAGCCCTCCTCACCGGCTACCTCCTCGCCACCCTCCTCGGCGACAAGACCTACGCCCCCTTCGCCGACCCCGAAGCCGCCCTCCCCCACACCACCCTCATCGACCCGAACGCCGTAGTCGAAGAGGAATCCCCCAAACTCTCCCTCGGCACCGTCGCCAAACTCATCCGCCGATAA
- the glmS gene encoding glutamine--fructose-6-phosphate transaminase (isomerizing): protein MCGIVGYVGYRDALGIVVDALRRMEYRGYDSAGVAILDGNGSIAIERKAGKLANLEAELAEAGAERFAGTSGMGHTRWATHGAPTDRNAHPHRDASGKLAVVHNGIIENFAPLRRELENAGVELLSDTDTEVAVHLVARAYAEGPTAGDFTASALAVLRRLEGAFTLVFTHADHPGTIVAARQSTPLVVGVGQGEMFIASDVTAFIEHTREAVELGQNQAVVITADSYVVTDFDGNTEGVVSRPFTIDWDLAAAEKGGHDYFMLKEIEEQPTAVADTLIGHFVVDENGGRIVLDEQRLADQELREFDKVFVVACGSSYHAGLLAKYAIEHWTRVPVEVELASEFRYRDPVLDRSTLVVAISQSGETADTLEAVRHAKEQKARVLAICNTNGAQIPRESDAVIYTRTGPEIGVASTKAFLAQVAANYLVGLALAQARGVKYPDEVAREFAELEAMPKLIARVLETGSQVRAIARELAHVPTVLFLGRHVGYPVALEGALKLKELAYMHAEGFAAGELKHGPIALIEDGLPVIVVMPSPKGRPVLHSKLLSNIREIQARGARTIVIAEEGDDTVRPFADDLIEIPAAPTLYQPLLSTVPLQIFAAEVAQARGYDVDKPRNLAKSVTVE from the coding sequence ATGTGCGGAATCGTGGGCTACGTCGGGTACCGGGACGCGCTCGGCATTGTCGTCGACGCGTTGCGACGCATGGAGTATCGCGGATACGACTCCGCGGGCGTCGCGATCCTCGACGGAAACGGGTCGATCGCGATCGAACGCAAGGCAGGAAAGCTGGCCAATCTGGAGGCCGAGCTGGCCGAGGCCGGTGCCGAGCGGTTCGCGGGCACGAGTGGCATGGGCCACACCCGGTGGGCGACGCACGGCGCGCCGACCGACCGCAACGCACACCCGCATCGCGACGCCTCCGGCAAGCTGGCCGTGGTCCACAACGGGATCATCGAGAACTTCGCGCCGCTGCGCCGGGAGCTGGAGAACGCCGGGGTGGAGCTGCTCAGCGACACCGACACCGAGGTCGCGGTGCATCTGGTGGCCCGCGCCTACGCCGAAGGGCCCACCGCGGGCGACTTCACCGCGAGCGCGCTGGCCGTGCTGCGCCGCCTCGAGGGCGCGTTCACACTGGTGTTCACCCATGCCGACCACCCGGGCACGATCGTCGCGGCGCGGCAGTCGACGCCGCTGGTCGTCGGCGTCGGCCAGGGCGAGATGTTCATCGCCTCCGATGTCACCGCGTTCATCGAGCACACCCGCGAGGCGGTCGAGCTCGGGCAGAACCAGGCCGTGGTGATCACCGCCGACAGCTATGTCGTCACCGACTTCGACGGCAACACCGAGGGTGTGGTCAGCAGGCCGTTCACCATCGACTGGGACCTCGCCGCCGCCGAGAAGGGCGGCCACGACTACTTCATGCTCAAGGAGATCGAGGAGCAGCCGACCGCCGTCGCCGACACCCTGATCGGGCATTTCGTCGTCGACGAGAACGGCGGCCGGATCGTCCTGGACGAACAGCGCCTCGCCGACCAGGAACTGCGCGAGTTCGACAAGGTGTTCGTCGTGGCGTGTGGCAGCTCCTACCACGCGGGCCTGCTGGCCAAGTACGCGATCGAGCACTGGACCCGGGTGCCGGTGGAGGTGGAGCTGGCCAGCGAGTTCCGCTACCGCGACCCGGTGCTGGACCGGTCGACGCTGGTGGTGGCCATCTCGCAGTCCGGCGAGACCGCCGACACGCTCGAAGCGGTGCGCCACGCCAAGGAGCAGAAGGCGCGCGTGCTCGCGATCTGCAACACCAACGGCGCGCAGATCCCGCGCGAGTCCGACGCGGTGATCTACACCAGGACCGGCCCGGAGATCGGCGTCGCCTCGACCAAGGCGTTCCTCGCCCAGGTGGCGGCCAACTACCTGGTCGGCCTGGCGCTGGCGCAGGCGCGCGGCGTGAAGTACCCCGACGAGGTGGCGCGCGAGTTCGCCGAGCTCGAGGCCATGCCGAAGCTGATCGCGCGGGTGCTGGAGACCGGTTCGCAGGTGCGGGCCATCGCGCGCGAGCTCGCGCACGTGCCGACGGTGCTGTTCCTGGGCCGCCACGTGGGCTACCCGGTGGCGCTGGAGGGCGCGCTCAAGCTCAAGGAACTGGCGTACATGCACGCCGAGGGCTTCGCGGCCGGGGAGCTCAAGCACGGCCCGATCGCGCTGATCGAGGACGGGCTGCCGGTGATCGTGGTGATGCCGTCGCCGAAGGGCCGACCGGTGCTGCACTCGAAGCTGCTCAGCAATATCCGCGAGATCCAGGCGCGCGGCGCGCGCACGATCGTGATCGCGGAGGAGGGCGACGACACCGTGCGCCCGTTCGCCGACGACCTGATCGAGATCCCGGCGGCGCCGACGCTCTACCAGCCGCTGCTGTCGACGGTGCCGTTGCAGATCTTCGCCGCCGAGGTGGCGCAGGCCCGCGGCTACGACGTGGACAAGCCGCGCAACCTGGCCAAGTCGGTCACGGTCGAATAG
- a CDS encoding plastocyanin/azurin family copper-binding protein, protein MSMVRHRAASTRVVAGFVVAATLLVAGCSGDSGSAASTTTRKPRPVSTTTTPTEHKPTNLTVEVTGMKYAPADATVKVGETVTWKFSDKAPHNVQGIGDKAMGINSPIIDKGEWSYTFTQPGTYRYLCSLHPDMRGTITVQ, encoded by the coding sequence ATGTCGATGGTTCGTCACCGCGCCGCATCCACCCGGGTTGTCGCCGGATTCGTCGTGGCCGCCACCCTGCTGGTCGCCGGCTGTTCCGGCGACTCGGGCAGCGCCGCCTCCACCACCACCCGCAAGCCGCGTCCGGTCTCCACCACGACCACGCCGACCGAGCACAAGCCGACCAACCTCACCGTCGAGGTCACCGGCATGAAGTACGCGCCCGCCGACGCCACCGTCAAGGTCGGCGAGACCGTCACCTGGAAGTTCTCCGACAAGGCCCCGCACAACGTGCAGGGCATCGGCGACAAGGCGATGGGCATCAACAGCCCCATCATCGACAAGGGCGAGTGGTCCTACACCTTCACCCAGCCCGGCACCTACCGCTACCTGTGCAGCCTGCACCCCGACATGCGCGGCACCATCACGGTCCAGTGA
- a CDS encoding NAD(P)H-hydrate dehydratase, translated as MTDRRGYFTADQVRAAEAELFTRVPAGMPMRRAAHGLATVVAGELRSGTGGVAGRTVGLLVGSGDNGGDALWAGSMLARRGVAVRAVLLNPERAHREGLAALRGAGGRVVERLGAVDLAIDGIVGISGRGPLRPAAAELVAALDVPIIAADLPSGVDPDTGAIDGPAVRAEVTVAFGAYKPVHALAQPNCGRIVLVPIGLQLPEPDLAQLDPAAVGAGWPVPGAADDKYSQGVVGICAGSAKYPGAGVLSTGAAVAATSGLVRYVGEDAEVLAKFPEVVASHTISGAGRVQAWVFGPGAGTDAAARDRLAQVLATELPVLVDADGLTLLAAEPDLVRGRTAPTVLTPHAGEFARLTGSSPEPDRVAAVRALAADWGVTVLLKGRATIVAAPGEPTLVNDAGGSWAATAGAGDVLSGILGSLLAAGRPPAWSAAAAARVHALAANLAAYAGQPAAAPISATPLLDHIRPAVRVLRELASS; from the coding sequence ATGACGGATCGGCGTGGCTACTTCACCGCCGACCAGGTGCGCGCGGCCGAGGCCGAACTGTTCACCCGGGTGCCCGCCGGGATGCCGATGCGGCGGGCCGCGCACGGCCTGGCCACGGTGGTGGCGGGCGAATTGCGTTCCGGGACGGGCGGTGTCGCCGGGCGGACGGTGGGTCTGCTGGTCGGCTCGGGGGACAACGGTGGCGACGCGCTGTGGGCCGGATCGATGCTGGCGCGGCGGGGCGTCGCGGTGCGGGCGGTGTTGCTGAATCCCGAACGCGCGCACCGGGAAGGGCTCGCGGCCTTGCGCGGCGCGGGTGGCCGGGTGGTGGAGCGGCTCGGCGCGGTGGATCTGGCGATCGACGGCATCGTGGGGATCTCGGGACGTGGGCCGTTGCGTCCGGCGGCGGCGGAACTGGTTGCCGCGCTGGATGTTCCGATCATCGCCGCCGATCTGCCCAGTGGTGTCGATCCGGATACCGGTGCGATCGACGGGCCCGCGGTGCGCGCGGAGGTGACGGTCGCGTTCGGCGCGTACAAGCCGGTGCACGCGCTCGCGCAGCCGAACTGCGGGCGAATCGTGCTGGTGCCGATCGGTTTACAGCTGCCCGAACCCGATCTCGCGCAGCTCGATCCGGCGGCGGTCGGGGCGGGCTGGCCGGTGCCGGGAGCCGCGGACGACAAGTACAGCCAGGGCGTGGTCGGGATCTGCGCGGGCAGCGCGAAGTATCCCGGCGCCGGGGTGTTGAGTACCGGCGCGGCGGTGGCGGCGACCTCGGGTCTGGTCCGCTATGTCGGCGAGGACGCCGAGGTGCTGGCGAAGTTCCCCGAAGTGGTCGCCAGTCACACGATCTCCGGGGCGGGCCGGGTCCAGGCGTGGGTGTTCGGACCGGGGGCGGGCACGGACGCGGCCGCGCGGGACCGGCTGGCGCAGGTGCTGGCCACCGAGCTGCCCGTCCTCGTCGACGCCGACGGGCTCACGCTGCTCGCCGCCGAACCCGATCTGGTCCGTGGTCGCACCGCGCCGACCGTCCTCACCCCGCACGCCGGGGAGTTCGCCCGGCTCACCGGCTCGTCGCCCGAGCCGGATCGGGTGGCGGCGGTCCGGGCGCTCGCCGCGGACTGGGGGGTGACGGTGCTGCTGAAAGGTCGCGCGACGATCGTCGCCGCGCCGGGAGAACCGACGCTGGTGAACGACGCGGGCGGCTCCTGGGCCGCGACCGCGGGCGCGGGCGACGTCCTGTCCGGCATCCTCGGGTCGCTGCTCGCGGCCGGTCGCCCGCCCGCCTGGTCGGCCGCCGCCGCCGCCCGCGTCCACGCCCTCGCCGCCAACCTGGCCGCCTACGCCGGGCAACCCGCCGCGGCCCCGATCTCGGCCACGCCGCTGCTCGACCACATCCGGCCCGCGGTCCGGGTGCTCCGGGAGCTCGCGTCGAGCTGA
- the alr gene encoding alanine racemase: MLAPAAAERPAPGRIDAVNAQVETVIDLDAIAHNVRVLREYAQGAAVMAVVKADGYNHGAVEVARTALAAGAAELGVTTVAEALVLRAAGITAPILCWLNTIDADYAAAVAADIEIGVSSLAQLRAVEQGARRAGRTATISLKVDTGLNRNGVSVTEYPQVLQALRALVDEQAARFRAIFSHLAHADEPDHPMLDRQRERFVEAIALAKEHGLEPEQAHLANSAATLTRPDLHFDLVRPGIAVYGLSPIPELGDYGLRPAMTLQAEVTLVKRVAAGEGVSYGHRWIAPRDTTVALIPAGYADGVFRSLSGRFEVWLGGGRHRNVGRVCMDQFMVDLGENPGGVRAGDRAVLFGGGAGHPHPLDWARALDTIDYEIVCSPRGRAVRRYVGTGR, encoded by the coding sequence ATGCTCGCCCCAGCTGCGGCGGAGCGCCCGGCTCCTGGCAGGATCGACGCTGTGAATGCGCAAGTGGAGACGGTCATCGACTTGGATGCCATTGCCCACAACGTGCGCGTCCTGCGGGAATACGCCCAGGGCGCCGCGGTGATGGCGGTGGTCAAGGCGGATGGCTACAACCACGGCGCGGTCGAGGTCGCGCGGACGGCGCTGGCGGCGGGCGCCGCCGAGCTGGGCGTCACCACGGTCGCCGAGGCGCTGGTCCTGCGCGCGGCCGGGATCACCGCGCCGATCCTGTGCTGGCTCAACACCATCGACGCCGACTACGCCGCCGCGGTCGCGGCCGACATCGAGATCGGGGTGTCCTCGCTCGCCCAGCTGCGGGCCGTCGAGCAGGGCGCCCGTCGCGCGGGCCGCACCGCGACGATCTCACTCAAGGTCGACACCGGCCTGAACCGCAACGGGGTGTCGGTGACCGAGTATCCGCAGGTCCTGCAGGCTCTGCGCGCGCTCGTCGACGAGCAGGCCGCCCGCTTCCGGGCGATCTTCTCCCACCTCGCGCACGCCGACGAACCCGACCATCCGATGCTGGACCGGCAGCGTGAACGCTTCGTCGAGGCGATCGCCCTGGCCAAGGAGCACGGGCTCGAACCCGAGCAGGCGCACCTGGCCAACTCCGCGGCCACCCTCACCCGCCCCGACCTGCATTTCGACCTGGTCCGGCCGGGCATCGCCGTGTACGGGCTGTCGCCGATTCCCGAGCTCGGCGACTACGGGCTGCGGCCCGCCATGACCCTGCAGGCCGAGGTCACGCTGGTGAAACGGGTCGCCGCGGGCGAGGGCGTGTCCTACGGGCATCGCTGGATCGCGCCGCGCGACACCACCGTCGCGCTGATCCCGGCCGGTTACGCCGACGGCGTATTCCGCTCGCTGAGTGGGCGTTTCGAGGTGTGGCTGGGCGGCGGCAGGCACCGTAATGTCGGGCGGGTGTGCATGGATCAGTTCATGGTCGACCTCGGCGAGAATCCGGGTGGCGTGCGCGCCGGTGACCGGGCGGTGCTGTTCGGCGGCGGCGCCGGACATCCGCACCCGCTCGACTGGGCCAGGGCCCTGGACACCATCGACTACGAGATCGTGTGCTCGCCGCGCGGGCGCGCGGTGCGCCGGTACGTGGGGACCGGCCGATGA
- a CDS encoding alpha/beta fold hydrolase — protein sequence MTRGTVLLRGGLATAGLLGALAVAHTLRRIGARVRWPAERDEYRDENFALIDEDEPGEVRADDGVSLATRTYGDASAEVTIVFVHGFCNSMESFHFQRRDLALRYGERVRMVFFDQRGHGRSGVPATESCTIGQLGHDVAAVVRECAPTGPVVLVGHSLGGMAVLAAAAQFPELFATRVIGVGLFSTAAAEVTATGLPQLLRHPAMEGFRLAVRTAPAFVQLSRTASKQLVTPMLHVSSFHGPVSPTLSRFTTMMIDRTPVVTIEKFLKAIELHDESAALPVLAGLPVLILGGAHDMVIPFANSRVLAEALPGSELVRLGGAAHMPHLQYPDVTLDALDRLLALAGFGDTRGGEAVGG from the coding sequence ATGACGCGCGGCACGGTGCTCCTGCGCGGCGGCCTGGCCACCGCCGGTCTGCTCGGCGCGCTCGCCGTCGCGCACACGCTGCGCCGGATCGGCGCCCGGGTGCGCTGGCCCGCCGAACGCGACGAGTACCGCGACGAGAACTTCGCCCTCATCGACGAGGACGAGCCGGGGGAGGTGCGCGCCGACGACGGTGTGTCGCTGGCCACCCGCACCTACGGCGACGCGAGCGCCGAGGTGACCATCGTCTTCGTGCACGGCTTCTGCAACAGCATGGAGTCCTTCCACTTCCAGCGCCGCGATCTCGCCCTGCGGTACGGCGAGCGGGTGCGGATGGTCTTCTTCGACCAGCGCGGACACGGCCGCTCCGGCGTGCCCGCCACCGAGAGCTGCACCATCGGCCAGCTCGGTCACGATGTCGCGGCCGTGGTGCGCGAGTGCGCGCCGACCGGCCCGGTGGTCCTGGTCGGACATTCGCTGGGCGGGATGGCGGTGCTCGCCGCGGCGGCCCAGTTCCCCGAACTCTTCGCGACGCGGGTGATCGGCGTCGGCCTGTTCAGCACGGCGGCCGCGGAGGTGACCGCCACCGGACTGCCGCAGCTGCTGCGTCATCCGGCGATGGAGGGTTTCCGGCTGGCGGTGCGGACCGCGCCGGCCTTCGTCCAGCTGAGCCGGACCGCGAGCAAGCAGCTGGTGACACCGATGCTGCACGTCAGCTCGTTCCACGGGCCGGTGAGCCCGACCCTGTCGCGGTTCACCACCATGATGATCGACCGCACCCCGGTCGTCACGATCGAGAAGTTCCTGAAAGCGATTGAGCTGCACGACGAGTCGGCCGCGCTGCCGGTGCTGGCCGGGCTGCCCGTGCTGATCCTGGGCGGGGCGCACGACATGGTGATCCCCTTCGCCAACTCGCGGGTGCTGGCCGAGGCGCTGCCCGGTAGCGAACTCGTGCGTCTGGGTGGGGCGGCGCACATGCCGCACCTGCAATACCCGGACGTGACGCTCGACGCACTCGACCGGCTGCTGGCGCTGGCCGGCTTCGGCGACACCCGCGGTGGGGAGGCCGTCGGTGGCTGA
- the tsaE gene encoding tRNA (adenosine(37)-N6)-threonylcarbamoyltransferase complex ATPase subunit type 1 TsaE, whose product MADAQHRVLATVEDTEAFGRELAQTLRAGDLVVLDGPLGAGKTALTRGIAAGLGVEGRVSSPTFIIARAHRAGQRADGTAGVPMVHVDAYRLAGDLDELDALDLDTDLHHAVVVVEWGKGVVEHLAERHLRVQLAREPESDVRTANWEWIG is encoded by the coding sequence GTGGCTGACGCACAGCACCGGGTCCTGGCCACGGTCGAGGACACCGAAGCCTTCGGCCGGGAACTGGCCCAGACCCTGCGCGCGGGCGACCTGGTGGTCCTCGACGGTCCGCTCGGCGCCGGGAAAACCGCGTTGACCAGGGGAATCGCTGCCGGGCTCGGTGTCGAGGGGCGGGTCAGCTCGCCGACCTTCATCATCGCGCGGGCGCACCGGGCCGGGCAGCGCGCCGACGGCACCGCGGGCGTGCCGATGGTGCACGTCGACGCCTATCGCCTCGCGGGCGACCTCGACGAACTCGACGCGCTCGACCTCGACACCGACCTGCACCACGCCGTCGTCGTGGTCGAGTGGGGCAAGGGTGTCGTGGAGCACCTCGCCGAACGTCACCTGCGGGTGCAGCTGGCCAGGGAACCGGAATCCGATGTGCGCACGGCCAACTGGGAGTGGATCGGATAA
- the tsaB gene encoding tRNA (adenosine(37)-N6)-threonylcarbamoyltransferase complex dimerization subunit type 1 TsaB, which yields MLVLAVDTATPAVTAGLVHLSPAADADSRPAVATLAARVKVDARAHAEVLTPQILECLTEAGVRRDELDALVVGIGPGPFTGLRVGMATAAAFGDALGLPVHGVCSLDAIAVDAASEQRDVGELLVVTDARRREVYWARYLHGVRTAGPEVCKPGDVPLGEAVAIAGSAAHVDFFDLPVLPSESPSPAGLVTVAAAELLAGTAPEALVPLYLRRPDAVENSFRTLDRTGA from the coding sequence ATGCTCGTACTAGCAGTCGACACCGCGACACCCGCCGTTACAGCGGGATTGGTGCATCTGTCACCTGCCGCCGACGCGGACTCCCGGCCCGCCGTGGCGACGCTCGCTGCCCGCGTGAAGGTCGACGCGCGCGCCCACGCCGAGGTGCTCACCCCGCAGATCCTGGAATGCCTCACCGAAGCCGGTGTCCGCCGCGACGAGCTGGACGCGCTCGTCGTGGGGATCGGGCCGGGCCCGTTCACCGGGCTCCGGGTGGGGATGGCCACCGCCGCCGCCTTCGGCGACGCGCTGGGCCTGCCGGTGCACGGTGTGTGCAGCCTCGACGCCATCGCCGTGGATGCCGCGAGCGAGCAGCGTGACGTGGGCGAGCTGCTGGTGGTCACCGACGCGCGCAGGCGCGAGGTGTACTGGGCGCGCTATCTACACGGGGTGCGTACGGCGGGTCCCGAGGTGTGCAAGCCGGGCGACGTGCCGCTGGGCGAGGCCGTGGCGATCGCCGGGTCGGCCGCGCACGTGGACTTCTTCGATCTGCCGGTGCTGCCGAGCGAGTCGCCCTCGCCCGCCGGCCTGGTGACGGTCGCCGCCGCCGAGCTGCTGGCGGGCACCGCGCCCGAGGCCCTGGTGCCGCTGTATCTGCGCAGGCCCGACGCCGTGGAGAACAGTTTCCGCACGCTCGACCGGACCGGGGCGTGA
- the rimI gene encoding ribosomal protein S18-alanine N-acetyltransferase, whose translation MTVHDIDRCVELEHLLFPEDDPWQAVSFRSELAGPHNRYITARDAAGVMVGYAGIALLGDAAHPEAEVHTIGVDPDCHRGGIGTLLLEALLATAGERGGPVFLEVRTDNAPAIALYAKHGFHIIGLRKNYYHPSGADAYTMRRPELTAAADEWAARGRQDEVLS comes from the coding sequence ATGACCGTGCACGACATCGATCGCTGCGTCGAGCTCGAGCATCTGCTGTTCCCCGAGGACGACCCGTGGCAGGCGGTGTCGTTCCGGTCCGAGCTGGCCGGGCCGCACAACCGCTACATCACCGCCCGCGACGCCGCGGGCGTCATGGTCGGTTACGCCGGGATCGCGTTGCTCGGTGACGCCGCTCATCCCGAGGCCGAGGTGCACACCATCGGCGTCGACCCGGACTGTCATCGCGGCGGCATCGGCACGCTGCTGCTGGAGGCACTGCTGGCGACCGCGGGCGAACGCGGCGGGCCGGTGTTCCTGGAGGTGCGCACCGACAACGCGCCCGCCATCGCGCTGTACGCCAAGCACGGCTTCCACATCATCGGGCTGCGCAAGAACTACTACCACCCGAGCGGCGCCGACGCGTACACCATGCGGCGCCCCGAACTCACCGCCGCGGCCGACGAATGGGCGGCGCGCGGCAGGCAGGACGAGGTGCTGTCGTGA
- the tsaD gene encoding tRNA (adenosine(37)-N6)-threonylcarbamoyltransferase complex transferase subunit TsaD, protein MIVMGIESSCDETGVGIVRRNPDGSLELLADEVASSVDQHARFGGVVPEIASRAHLEAIVPAMRRALAAAGISKPDALAVTIGPGLAGALLVGVAAAKAYAAAWDVPFYALNHLGGHVAVDTLEHGPLPPAVALLVSGGHTHLLQVTELGAPITELGSTVDDAAGEAFDKVARLLGLGYPGGPYLDAAARDGDPNAIAFPRGMTGPRDARYDFSFSGLKTAVARYVEAAQRQGIAPEQLPIPDIAASFQEAVADVLTMKAVRAATDVGVDTIVLGGGATANSRIRSLAEERCAAAGLTLRVPKPRLCTDNGVMIAALGAHVIAAGAQPAALTVATDPGLPVSVSALHG, encoded by the coding sequence GTGATCGTCATGGGCATCGAAAGCTCGTGCGACGAAACGGGAGTCGGCATCGTCCGGCGCAACCCGGACGGATCGCTCGAACTGCTCGCCGACGAGGTGGCCTCCAGCGTCGACCAGCACGCGCGCTTCGGCGGCGTGGTGCCCGAGATCGCCTCGCGGGCGCATCTCGAGGCGATCGTGCCCGCCATGCGCCGGGCGCTGGCCGCCGCGGGGATCAGCAAGCCCGACGCGCTGGCCGTCACCATCGGGCCCGGCCTGGCCGGTGCGCTGCTGGTGGGGGTGGCCGCGGCCAAGGCCTACGCCGCCGCCTGGGACGTGCCGTTCTACGCGCTCAACCACCTCGGCGGGCACGTCGCGGTCGACACCCTCGAGCACGGGCCGCTGCCGCCCGCGGTGGCGCTGCTGGTCTCGGGCGGGCACACGCATCTGCTGCAGGTCACCGAGCTGGGCGCGCCGATCACCGAACTCGGCAGCACCGTCGACGACGCCGCGGGGGAGGCCTTCGACAAGGTCGCCCGGCTGCTCGGCCTCGGCTACCCGGGCGGGCCCTACCTCGACGCGGCCGCCCGCGACGGCGACCCGAACGCGATCGCGTTCCCGCGCGGCATGACCGGCCCGCGCGACGCCCGCTACGACTTCTCCTTCTCCGGCCTCAAGACGGCTGTCGCCCGCTATGTCGAGGCCGCGCAGCGGCAGGGCATCGCGCCTGAGCAGCTGCCGATCCCCGATATCGCGGCGTCCTTCCAGGAAGCCGTCGCCGACGTGCTGACCATGAAGGCCGTGCGGGCGGCGACCGACGTGGGGGTGGACACCATCGTGCTCGGCGGCGGCGCCACCGCGAACTCGCGCATCCGCTCGCTGGCCGAAGAGCGCTGCGCGGCAGCGGGACTGACCCTGCGGGTGCCCAAGCCCCGACTGTGTACCGACAACGGGGTGATGATCGCGGCGCTGGGCGCGCACGTGATCGCGGCGGGCGCGCAGCCCGCGGCACTGACGGTGGCGACCGATCCGGGCCTGCCGGTGTCGGTGAGCGCCCTGCACGGCTGA